In Miscanthus floridulus cultivar M001 chromosome 5, ASM1932011v1, whole genome shotgun sequence, one genomic interval encodes:
- the LOC136455414 gene encoding uncharacterized protein: MAAVVVAAFHYRRVLPLMAWRWHLFEMRPDEPIKGIRMSASALFDEEILRRVRETGMRDVRKRPAEVPALAPLKALKVSPSSTAHWVVEAQAAIQRGAASTRADPKEPVTQGEAAKAAPTQVGEGAPTPHEAEARGSGEAEASLAAEATEVKAPWTSEAEATEAGVPRTAEAVVVEARAPRTTEATVAEAGAPGSTSAGRAGLEKEASQAAEASVAVQVVLEAEIEGHNTL, translated from the exons atggcggctgtggtcgtggctgccttccactaccggagggtgttgccgctgatggcttggCGGTGGCACCTATTCGAGATgagaccggatgagccgatcaagggcatccggatgtccgcctccgccctcttcgacgaggagattcttcgtcgggtgagggagacg gggatgagggacgt TCGGAAGCGTCCTGCGGAGGTGCCTGCCTTGGCgccacttaaggcgctcaaggtgagccctagctccaccgcccactgggtggtggaggcacaagccgccatacaacgtgGTGCGGCGTCgacgagggccgacccgaaggagccggtcacCCAAGGAGAGGCTGCCAAGGCAGCCCCAACACAGGTAGGGGAGGGAGCACCTACGCCCCacgaggccgaggcccgtggGTCAGGTGAGGCCGAGGCATCCTTGgccgctgaggccaccgaggtcaAGGCCCCCTGGACCTCTgaggccgaggcgacggaggccggggtgcccaggaccgccgaggccgtggtggtagaggccagagcccccaggaccaccgaggccacggtggcggaggccggagcccctgggtCCACCAGTGCTGGGCG tgcagggttggagaaggaggcttcGCAGGCAGCTGAGGCTTCTGTCGCGGTGCAGgtggtgctcgaggccgagatcgaGGGGCACAACACGCTGTGA
- the LOC136455415 gene encoding uncharacterized protein: MLWHYYAKLRLPDDDAKKRGAGDKDDGFPEVHNAFMIFSGPSACLTAQQRINLPVCFGTPSNYRKEVLTFKVVGFKGTYHAILGWPSYAKVMVVPNYTYLKLKMSGPNSIITIESTYKHAYDCDVECIKYAEAIIEAETLIVNLDQLSSEVPDSKRHARTFEPTKTIKLVSVNPSCPDDRALRISATLDIK; the protein is encoded by the exons atgctctggcattactacgccaagctcaggctccccgacgatgatgcTAAGAAGAGGGGCGCCGGCGACAAGGACGACGGATTCCCCGAAGTGCACAATGCTTTCATGATCTTCAGCGGGCCTTCGGCGTGCCTCACGGCACAACA GCGCATCAACCTGCCCGTCtgcttcggtactccctccaactaccgcaaggaggtcctcaccttcaaggtggttgggttcaagggaacctaccacgccatcctagggtggcCGAGCTACGCCAAggtcatggtggtccccaactacacgtacctcaagctcaagatgtcaggccccaatagcatcatcaccatcgAGTCCACATACAAGCATGCATACGATTGCGATGTCGAGTGCATCAAGTATGCCGAGGCTATCAtagaggctgagaccctcatcgtcaacctcgaccaactcagtagcGAGGTGCCCGACTCCAAGCGTCACGCCAGGACTTTTGAGCCCACGAAGACCATCAAGCTTGTCTCGGTCAACCCCTcttgccccgacgaccgggcattGAGGATtagtgccaccctcgacatcaaatag